In one Aeromicrobium wangtongii genomic region, the following are encoded:
- a CDS encoding ABC transporter ATP-binding protein: protein MSRSVSDPAAPALRVDGISASYGPVQVLFGASLTVERGEMVALLGPNGVGKSTTLRVIGGLLKPDAGTVHLGGVDATNWSPRKRVEAGLSQVIGQSAFGSLSVVDNLRMHGYATKDKKWVDEAVEAALAIFPRLNSRRNQPASTLSGGERQMLALAKAIVNDPELLVIDEFSLGLAPVVVGGLCELVRRLNERGTSVLVVEQSVNVALSLVHRAYVMEKGEIIAEESAAVLAADPDRIRTLMLGGHAAVTG from the coding sequence ATGTCCCGTTCAGTGAGTGACCCCGCGGCTCCGGCCCTGCGCGTCGACGGCATCAGTGCGTCCTACGGACCGGTCCAGGTCCTGTTCGGTGCCAGCCTGACCGTCGAGCGCGGCGAGATGGTCGCGCTCCTGGGCCCCAACGGTGTCGGCAAGAGCACGACGCTGCGGGTCATCGGCGGACTGCTCAAGCCGGACGCCGGAACGGTCCACCTCGGTGGCGTCGACGCCACCAACTGGTCGCCGCGCAAGCGGGTCGAGGCGGGCCTCAGCCAGGTCATCGGCCAGTCGGCGTTCGGGTCGCTGAGCGTCGTGGACAACTTGAGGATGCACGGCTACGCGACCAAGGACAAGAAGTGGGTCGACGAGGCCGTCGAGGCCGCGCTGGCGATCTTCCCGCGGCTCAACTCCCGGCGCAACCAGCCCGCTTCCACCCTGTCGGGAGGAGAGCGGCAGATGCTGGCCCTCGCCAAGGCGATCGTCAACGACCCGGAGCTGCTGGTCATCGACGAGTTCTCGCTCGGCCTCGCGCCGGTGGTCGTCGGCGGACTGTGCGAGCTGGTGCGTCGGCTCAACGAGCGCGGCACCTCGGTGCTGGTGGTCGAGCAGTCGGTCAACGTCGCACTGTCGCTGGTGCATCGCGCCTATGTCATGGAGAAGGGTGAGATCATCGCTGAAGAATCTGCCGCCGTGCTCGCTGCCGACCCGGACCGCATCCGGACCCTCATGCTGGGTGGACACGCGGCGGTGACGGGATGA
- a CDS encoding ABC transporter permease subunit: MNALLTTATFAEARITWGGFDFGVDRLVLGLFAGLTYGLLAIGLVLVYRSSRFVNFAHGSIGVFGASMLGLLAGDWGLPYWGSFLVAMAVAAALGGAIEWIVIRRLAGRPTMIGMIATLGLSQFILIFALIINTDGVTGFTFPRPPGLPEFSIGSTQISTPHVAMVVLGPLLLLGLAWFLRHHRVGVAIRAAADDNDAALLDGIPAKRMATLAWAIAGGVAAFSAILVTPTTAGQSMDTLGPDMLLKGLAGAVIARMSSIPIAVVASLGVGVLEQLLLSNPDTRNVVPLALGIIIVVALLTQPALGRAARERVGWQRIAMPPLPQEYQSLWAVRWFPRVMGSVLLAGSVGLAYAISNSTASALVNVIGFALVGLSVGLLTGVSGQLSLGQFAYAGIGAAVSVHTVSSTGNFVLGVGAGILAAALSSALVGIPAMRLQGLALAVSTLALALATSGWLLRLDSFLGFGVQPAKPTIFGYEVDLAVDYYLFALLMLALAMWFVNNLRRSGFGRALQAIRDNEDAARAFTVRSRMRKLQIFALSGAVAGLGGAVIGHSQTQLTVNSFPANASIDVVAIAVVGGLALTGGPVLGALLIVGIPSLWSLDLYGQATLAIGWLLVVVLMKDGLGGMINKCRDWWADGVARRAGIDVELARLGAVNEAVSPLACELRLEGLSTRAPSELEVDGGPVLAVNGVTRRFGGLVAVDNVSLDAKQGEIVGIIGPNGAGKTTLFELVAGFTAPNEGQIVYGGQDVTQSTPEQRAKVGLVRSFQDAALFPTLSVHETLMLAQERVDPSGLWAASLGGRVAERRKAEMADELLERMALTPFARMSIGELSTGTRRVVELACLLALEPRVLLLDEPSAGIAQSESEPLGELLLGIRRELGTTMVIIEHDLPLLSHLCDRMIAMNLGRVIAAGTPDEVREHPEVVRSYLGTDENAITRSAVRTTAAAGLTTVIDPFDIPPPKFP, from the coding sequence ATGAACGCGCTCCTGACCACGGCCACCTTCGCCGAGGCCCGCATCACGTGGGGCGGATTCGACTTCGGCGTGGACCGGCTGGTCCTCGGCCTGTTCGCCGGGTTGACCTACGGCCTGCTGGCCATCGGTCTGGTGCTGGTCTACCGGTCCAGCCGATTCGTCAACTTCGCGCACGGCTCGATCGGCGTGTTCGGCGCCTCGATGCTCGGTCTGCTGGCCGGCGACTGGGGCCTGCCGTACTGGGGTTCGTTCCTGGTGGCGATGGCCGTCGCCGCCGCGCTCGGTGGTGCGATCGAGTGGATCGTCATCCGCCGCCTCGCCGGCCGGCCGACGATGATCGGCATGATCGCGACGCTCGGTCTGTCGCAGTTCATCTTGATCTTCGCCCTCATCATCAACACCGACGGCGTCACCGGCTTCACGTTCCCACGCCCGCCGGGCCTGCCCGAGTTCTCCATCGGCTCGACCCAGATCTCCACGCCCCATGTCGCGATGGTGGTCCTCGGCCCGCTGCTGCTGCTCGGACTGGCCTGGTTCCTGCGTCACCACCGGGTCGGTGTCGCGATCCGTGCTGCCGCCGACGACAACGACGCTGCCTTGCTGGACGGCATCCCCGCCAAGCGGATGGCCACGCTCGCGTGGGCGATCGCCGGCGGTGTTGCCGCCTTCTCCGCGATCCTGGTGACGCCGACGACCGCTGGTCAGTCGATGGACACCCTCGGCCCGGACATGCTGCTCAAGGGACTGGCCGGCGCCGTCATCGCCCGGATGTCGTCCATCCCGATCGCGGTGGTCGCCTCGCTGGGCGTGGGTGTCCTGGAGCAGCTCCTGCTGTCCAACCCCGACACCCGCAACGTCGTGCCGCTCGCGCTCGGCATCATCATCGTGGTGGCGCTCCTGACCCAGCCGGCGCTGGGCCGCGCGGCCCGCGAGCGCGTCGGCTGGCAGCGCATCGCCATGCCGCCGCTGCCCCAGGAGTACCAGAGCCTCTGGGCGGTGCGCTGGTTCCCGCGGGTCATGGGCAGCGTGCTGCTGGCCGGATCGGTGGGCCTGGCCTACGCGATCAGCAATTCCACGGCCTCGGCGCTGGTCAACGTCATCGGCTTCGCGCTGGTCGGCCTCAGCGTCGGCCTGCTCACGGGTGTCTCCGGCCAGCTGTCCCTGGGTCAGTTCGCCTACGCCGGCATCGGGGCGGCCGTCTCGGTCCACACGGTCTCGTCGACCGGAAACTTCGTCCTCGGCGTCGGCGCCGGCATCCTCGCCGCAGCCCTCAGCTCGGCCCTGGTCGGCATCCCCGCGATGCGACTGCAGGGTCTCGCGCTGGCGGTGTCCACGCTGGCACTGGCGCTGGCCACCTCGGGCTGGTTGCTGAGGCTGGACAGCTTCCTGGGCTTCGGCGTGCAGCCCGCCAAGCCGACCATCTTCGGCTACGAGGTCGATCTCGCGGTCGACTACTACCTGTTCGCCCTGCTGATGCTCGCGCTGGCCATGTGGTTCGTCAACAACCTGCGCCGCAGTGGCTTCGGCCGCGCCCTGCAGGCCATCCGTGACAACGAGGACGCCGCCCGCGCCTTCACGGTGCGCAGCCGGATGCGCAAGCTGCAGATCTTCGCCCTGTCCGGCGCGGTCGCCGGCCTCGGTGGCGCCGTCATCGGCCACAGCCAGACGCAGCTGACGGTCAACTCGTTCCCGGCCAACGCCAGCATCGACGTCGTCGCCATCGCGGTCGTCGGCGGTCTGGCCCTCACCGGCGGGCCCGTCCTCGGCGCCCTGCTGATCGTCGGCATCCCGAGCCTGTGGTCGCTGGACCTCTACGGCCAGGCGACCTTGGCGATCGGTTGGCTGCTGGTCGTCGTCCTGATGAAGGACGGCCTCGGCGGCATGATCAACAAGTGCCGCGACTGGTGGGCCGACGGTGTGGCCCGTCGGGCCGGCATCGACGTGGAGCTGGCTCGCCTGGGGGCTGTCAACGAGGCGGTCTCACCGCTGGCCTGCGAGCTGCGGCTGGAGGGCCTGAGCACCCGTGCACCCTCCGAGCTGGAGGTCGACGGTGGCCCGGTGCTGGCCGTCAACGGCGTCACCCGTCGCTTCGGCGGTCTGGTGGCGGTCGACAACGTGAGCCTGGATGCCAAGCAGGGCGAGATCGTCGGCATCATCGGCCCCAACGGCGCCGGCAAGACGACACTGTTCGAGCTCGTCGCCGGTTTCACGGCCCCGAACGAAGGGCAGATCGTCTACGGCGGGCAGGACGTCACGCAGTCCACGCCGGAGCAGCGCGCCAAGGTCGGCCTCGTCCGGTCCTTCCAGGATGCGGCACTGTTCCCGACCCTCTCGGTGCACGAGACGCTGATGCTGGCGCAGGAGCGGGTCGATCCCTCCGGGCTCTGGGCAGCCTCGCTCGGCGGCCGGGTCGCCGAGCGGCGCAAGGCCGAGATGGCCGACGAGCTGTTGGAGCGCATGGCGCTGACGCCGTTCGCCCGTATGAGCATCGGCGAGCTCTCGACAGGCACCCGCCGCGTCGTCGAGCTGGCGTGCCTGCTGGCCCTCGAGCCCCGGGTGCTGCTGCTCGACGAGCCGTCGGCCGGTATCGCGCAGAGCGAGAGCGAGCCGCTGGGTGAGCTCCTGCTCGGGATCCGCCGCGAGCTCGGCACCACGATGGTGATCATCGAGCACGATCTCCCGCTGCTGTCGCACCTGTGCGACCGGATGATCGCCATGAACCTGGGCCGGGTCATCGCCGCCGGAACGCCCGACGAGGTGCGCGAGCACCCCGAGGTCGTCCGCTCCTACCTCGGAACCGACGAGAACGCCATCACCCGATCGGCCGTGCGCACCACCGCGGCCGCCGGCCTCACGACCGTCATCGACCCGTTCGACATCCCGCCACCGAAGTTTCCCTGA
- a CDS encoding class E sortase: MSRIPQASIAGVLRGFAELLLTVGALLAALAFYLLVWTNLQTAAAQKDLLQEFRSQQQTDQTGQAGRQTRPGTGDGLNVLHIPRLGKDWKRVVVEGVDMKSLNTAPGHFPDTALPGQVGNYAVAGHRATHGEPFADLDRMVAGDKVYVEAANGWFTYQVTWSRIIAPNHTEILAPVAGKPGQAPTARTLTLITCHPRWGSTERLVVGAQLVEERSLAAGPPEGMDS; this comes from the coding sequence ATGTCGAGGATTCCACAGGCGTCGATCGCAGGAGTCCTCCGCGGGTTCGCCGAGCTGCTCCTCACGGTCGGCGCGCTGCTCGCCGCGCTCGCGTTCTACCTGCTGGTCTGGACCAATCTGCAGACCGCGGCAGCGCAGAAGGATCTGCTCCAGGAATTCCGTTCCCAGCAGCAGACCGACCAGACCGGCCAGGCCGGCCGCCAGACCAGGCCGGGCACCGGCGACGGGCTCAACGTCCTGCACATCCCGCGACTGGGCAAGGACTGGAAGCGCGTGGTCGTCGAGGGCGTCGACATGAAGAGCCTCAACACCGCCCCGGGCCACTTCCCCGACACCGCGCTGCCGGGGCAGGTCGGCAACTACGCCGTCGCCGGGCACCGCGCCACGCACGGTGAGCCGTTCGCCGATCTCGATCGCATGGTCGCCGGCGACAAGGTGTACGTCGAGGCGGCCAACGGCTGGTTCACCTATCAGGTGACCTGGTCACGCATCATCGCCCCGAACCACACCGAGATCCTGGCCCCGGTCGCCGGGAAGCCGGGCCAGGCGCCCACGGCCAGGACGTTGACCCTCATCACCTGTCACCCGCGCTGGGGATCGACCGAGCGCCTGGTGGTCGGGGCACAGCTGGTCGAGGAACGCTCACTGGCCGCGGGCCCACCCGAAGGAATGGACAGCTGA
- a CDS encoding neocarzinostatin apoprotein domain-containing protein encodes MRITTRLAKVLAGASALFVVAIMGAAPSYAAASMDVSATQGLKDGQKITISGSGFTPGLKQIAAGQCVEGYTGPGDCNLQGGATFRNADAKGSIGTFTIVVKQKFGPHDCTKVKCVIAAGPLPTVADAKTVKANEVIMPMTFGAAAEAPAAAPAAETPAAAAPATAAADAPAAASELPKTGAGDVLAYAVVGAGLFLLVGAGLRFGVRTKGGIA; translated from the coding sequence ATGAGAATCACCACGAGACTCGCCAAGGTACTGGCGGGCGCGTCCGCGCTGTTCGTCGTCGCCATCATGGGGGCAGCACCGAGCTACGCGGCAGCGTCCATGGACGTCAGCGCGACGCAAGGCCTCAAGGACGGCCAGAAGATCACCATCAGCGGATCGGGGTTCACCCCCGGGCTGAAGCAGATCGCGGCGGGACAGTGCGTCGAGGGCTACACCGGCCCCGGTGACTGCAACCTGCAGGGCGGCGCGACCTTCCGCAATGCGGACGCGAAGGGCTCCATCGGCACCTTCACGATCGTGGTGAAGCAGAAGTTCGGCCCGCACGACTGCACGAAGGTCAAGTGCGTCATCGCGGCCGGCCCGCTCCCGACGGTCGCGGACGCCAAGACCGTCAAGGCCAACGAGGTCATCATGCCGATGACGTTCGGTGCCGCCGCCGAGGCGCCGGCCGCGGCCCCCGCAGCCGAGACCCCCGCAGCCGCGGCCCCCGCAACCGCGGCAGCCGATGCGCCTGCGGCAGCCTCCGAGCTGCCCAAGACCGGTGCCGGTGACGTCCTGGCGTACGCCGTGGTGGGCGCCGGGCTGTTCCTGCTCGTCGGTGCCGGCCTGCGGTTCGGCGTGCGCACCAAGGGCGGCATCGCATGA
- a CDS encoding ABC transporter substrate-binding protein, translated as MVEADSGPKRPRDRALRARSVVVAAAAALALASCGAVMPGGGGSSSGDGSQPTSASPAAAGKTVKVVFIGVDLDEVKKQTKLVTASVGDPKKQVEALEKWVNDNGGLGGRKLDAVFRMYDAQTDSPASEEKLCNQVAQDDKAFAVVLTGQYQSNARPCYAQRKTLMLDASLVSNDQALFDELAPYLWSPSFPEYNAFTASYIKALSQEKFFEGRKKVAIVAADTPVNRRTVGKKAVPQLKKLGIDAEVGWVDTTDIGTIYQGSEQAAITFASAGIDRVMFLGGSRLASIFATIAGSKQFKATYAISSFDNPSFFLNNPDTVPADTMNGMVGIGFHPPQDVADSEMPFPGEGVEKECLDIYEAAGITFETREAARVALPYCDSVRMLKMGADGVDGPLTAEAWSKAVDADGAGFQTASGFGNALGDGGHAAAGSYRVMRFADDCNCFVYEGDDVPFSE; from the coding sequence ATGGTTGAGGCAGACAGCGGTCCGAAGCGGCCCCGGGATCGCGCCCTGCGCGCACGCTCGGTCGTGGTCGCAGCGGCTGCGGCGCTGGCCCTGGCCAGCTGCGGCGCAGTGATGCCCGGCGGCGGTGGCAGCAGCAGCGGTGACGGTTCCCAGCCGACCAGCGCCAGCCCGGCGGCCGCGGGCAAGACCGTCAAGGTGGTCTTCATCGGCGTCGACCTGGACGAGGTCAAGAAGCAGACCAAGCTGGTCACGGCCTCGGTCGGCGACCCGAAGAAGCAGGTCGAGGCCCTCGAGAAGTGGGTCAACGACAACGGCGGGCTCGGTGGCCGCAAGCTCGACGCGGTCTTCCGCATGTACGACGCCCAGACCGACTCCCCGGCCTCGGAGGAGAAGCTCTGCAACCAGGTCGCCCAGGACGACAAGGCATTCGCCGTGGTGCTGACCGGTCAGTACCAGTCCAATGCCCGTCCTTGCTATGCGCAGCGCAAGACGCTGATGCTGGACGCCAGCCTGGTCTCGAACGACCAGGCGCTGTTCGATGAGCTGGCGCCGTATCTGTGGTCCCCGAGCTTCCCGGAGTACAACGCGTTCACCGCCTCCTACATCAAGGCGCTGTCGCAGGAGAAGTTCTTCGAGGGCCGCAAGAAGGTCGCGATCGTCGCCGCCGACACTCCGGTCAACCGGCGCACGGTTGGCAAGAAGGCCGTCCCGCAGCTCAAGAAGCTGGGCATCGACGCCGAGGTGGGCTGGGTCGACACCACCGACATCGGCACGATCTACCAGGGCTCGGAGCAGGCGGCCATCACCTTCGCCAGCGCAGGCATCGACCGCGTGATGTTCCTGGGTGGTTCACGGCTGGCGTCGATCTTCGCCACGATCGCGGGCTCCAAGCAGTTCAAGGCCACCTACGCGATCTCCAGTTTCGACAACCCGTCGTTCTTCCTGAACAACCCCGATACGGTTCCCGCCGACACGATGAACGGCATGGTGGGCATCGGCTTCCACCCGCCGCAGGACGTCGCGGACAGCGAGATGCCATTCCCCGGTGAGGGCGTCGAGAAGGAGTGCCTCGACATCTACGAGGCTGCCGGCATCACCTTCGAGACGCGTGAGGCGGCCCGTGTCGCGCTGCCGTACTGCGACTCGGTGCGGATGCTGAAGATGGGCGCCGACGGTGTCGACGGGCCGCTCACGGCCGAGGCCTGGAGCAAGGCCGTCGACGCCGACGGTGCAGGCTTCCAGACCGCCTCCGGCTTCGGCAACGCGCTGGGCGACGGCGGTCACGCCGCCGCCGGCAGCTACCGCGTGATGCGCTTCGCCGATGACTGCAACTGCTTCGTCTACGAGGGTGACGATGTCCCGTTCAGTGAGTGA